The following are encoded in a window of Sinomonas cyclohexanicum genomic DNA:
- a CDS encoding phosphotransferase: MTEGIVRVGDTVRRPVGPHSPLVHAVLAHLEAVGFDGAPRFLGLDERGREVLTFIQGEVAGRPHPPWLASDARLASVARLLRAYDDAVAGFAPPDHLLEVVAPPELPGIPSEPEAPPGAKRFIGHLDITPENVVFRDGQAVALIDFDLVRPATRLDEVINLCFHWAPLSPEQDRSEALRGVDAVVRTGLVADAYGLDAASRTLFVPTAVRRTERSWHLMRHRAQTLGGGWARMWEDGVGEKIQRRLVWLEAEGGRVSAAL; encoded by the coding sequence GTGACCGAGGGGATCGTCCGCGTCGGGGATACCGTCCGCCGGCCCGTGGGCCCCCACTCGCCCCTCGTCCACGCCGTCCTGGCGCACCTCGAGGCCGTCGGGTTCGACGGCGCCCCGCGTTTCCTCGGCCTCGACGAGCGAGGCCGCGAGGTCCTCACCTTCATTCAAGGCGAGGTTGCCGGCCGTCCGCACCCCCCGTGGCTCGCCTCCGATGCTCGGCTCGCCTCGGTGGCACGCCTGCTCCGCGCGTACGACGACGCCGTGGCCGGCTTCGCGCCGCCGGACCACCTCCTCGAGGTGGTCGCCCCGCCCGAGCTTCCGGGCATCCCGTCCGAACCCGAGGCGCCTCCAGGGGCCAAGCGGTTCATCGGCCATCTGGACATCACGCCCGAGAACGTCGTGTTCCGCGACGGTCAGGCCGTGGCCCTCATCGACTTCGACCTCGTCCGCCCCGCGACGCGCCTCGACGAGGTCATCAACCTGTGCTTCCACTGGGCCCCGCTGTCTCCCGAGCAGGACCGCAGCGAGGCGCTCAGGGGAGTGGACGCCGTCGTGCGTACCGGGCTGGTCGCGGACGCCTACGGGCTCGACGCTGCCTCCCGCACCCTCTTCGTCCCGACGGCGGTCCGGCGGACGGAGCGGTCCTGGCACCTCATGCGCCACCGCGCCCAGACGCTGGGAGGCGGCTGGGCGCGGATGTGGGAGGACGGGGTGGGGGAGAAGATCCAGCGCCGGCTCGTCTGGCTCGAGGCCGAGGGGGGCCGGGTCAGCGCCGCCCTCTAG
- a CDS encoding serine hydrolase domain-containing protein → MTRPNRAPLILAALSAVMLALGACTPAPAGGESTTAAAGPASSADSELAAKVRSIVADTMAADHLNAVIVRVTIDGRPVITEAFGESMPGVPATTDMHFRNGAVAISYMSTALLQLVDEKKASLDDKLATWLPDVPHANEVTLGQLAQMTSGYADYVQDQGLIGSFYDNPFRTFTPQELASIGASKPLFYAPGTNWDYAHTNYVLLGLALEKITGKPLDALLQEKVLGPLGLKDTRDPGTPAIPEPVLHAYTAERRDHLGIPASTQFLEDSTFWNPSWTLAKGAIQTTTITDMATTADAIGSGRLLSPESHALQVSTALRGRTSAVDGCPTCFPQGDGYTYGLGVVISGHWLLQNPMFAGYSAVEAALPSKKIAIAVAATYKAEAFDAHGETSNRAQDLFRLIGAAAAPDDAPPVPSR, encoded by the coding sequence GTGACCCGCCCGAACCGCGCGCCCCTGATCCTCGCCGCGCTCAGCGCCGTGATGCTCGCGCTCGGCGCCTGCACCCCCGCCCCCGCCGGCGGCGAGAGCACGACGGCGGCCGCGGGCCCGGCGTCGTCCGCGGATTCCGAGCTCGCGGCGAAGGTGCGCTCGATCGTCGCGGACACGATGGCCGCGGACCACCTCAACGCCGTGATCGTCCGGGTGACGATCGATGGCCGGCCGGTCATCACCGAGGCGTTCGGCGAGTCCATGCCGGGCGTTCCCGCGACCACGGACATGCACTTCCGCAACGGCGCCGTCGCGATCTCCTACATGTCCACGGCGCTGCTGCAGCTCGTCGACGAGAAGAAGGCGAGCCTCGACGACAAGCTCGCGACGTGGCTCCCCGACGTGCCGCACGCGAACGAGGTCACCCTCGGGCAGCTCGCCCAGATGACCTCCGGGTACGCGGACTACGTGCAGGACCAAGGCCTGATCGGCTCGTTCTACGACAATCCGTTCCGCACGTTCACTCCTCAGGAACTCGCCTCCATCGGTGCATCCAAGCCGCTGTTCTACGCTCCCGGGACCAATTGGGACTACGCCCACACCAACTACGTGCTGCTTGGCCTCGCCCTCGAGAAGATCACGGGCAAGCCCCTCGACGCGCTCCTGCAGGAGAAGGTGCTCGGTCCGCTCGGGCTCAAGGACACCCGTGATCCGGGCACCCCGGCCATCCCCGAGCCCGTCCTCCACGCGTACACCGCGGAACGCCGCGACCACCTCGGGATCCCGGCATCGACGCAGTTCCTCGAGGACTCCACCTTCTGGAATCCCTCGTGGACCCTCGCCAAGGGCGCCATCCAGACCACCACCATCACGGACATGGCCACGACCGCGGACGCGATCGGCTCGGGCAGGCTCCTCTCGCCGGAGTCCCACGCGCTCCAGGTCTCGACCGCGCTGCGCGGCAGGACCAGCGCCGTCGATGGGTGCCCCACGTGCTTTCCGCAGGGCGACGGGTACACGTACGGGCTCGGCGTGGTCATCAGCGGCCACTGGCTCCTGCAGAATCCGATGTTCGCCGGCTACTCCGCTGTGGAGGCCGCGCTGCCGTCGAAGAAGATCGCCATCGCCGTGGCGGCCACGTACAAGGCCGAGGCGTTCGACGCCCACGGCGAGACCTCGAACCGGGCCCAGGACCTGTTCCGCCTCATCGGGGCAGCGGCCGCACCCGACGACGCCCCACCGGTGCCGAGCCGCTGA